In one Granulicella aggregans genomic region, the following are encoded:
- a CDS encoding ATP-dependent DNA helicase, translating into MSSPVQIVPAPPANPNPSGRLPTLKEFFSPGGILAESTLAFEHRPGQFEMAKAVESALTDKRHLIVEAGTGTGKTLAYLLPALRIARERQQRIIISTGTKNLQEQLYFKDVPFLESLLGPLKVCYMKGRGNYLCRHKLYALRATPLLNGLEEISQFNAINSWERDTPTGDRAEIDELPENSPLWHKLDARTEACLGQSCPDWERCFVTGMRRKALESDIVIVNHHLFFADLAIKQQAAGAQDAGILPEAAAVIFDEAHELEAVASNYFGIGLSTQRFDELTRDIELMLKSKDALSSSITSACTSLHDRARLFFAALPSDSNANIGRMPFDRRVDFLEESGDSYTATLNALTRLEGELERVKNVDEIPGLRNRASDIRRSLNFLLESTDRNTVFWIERRAVGGVKNLARAPHAPAFNTHLQATPIDVSELLATSLFDAYSSVVLTSATLTVASTPSANQQPQESTGAGFDHIRKRLGLVSARELVVPSHFNYQKQALLYLPPNLPIPSDPDFAPRAAERIRRVLEITQGRAFCLFTSYTAMRDMHERISAQLPYPLLLHGTAPRHVLLQQFRDTPNAVLFGTSSFWQGVDVQGEQLSCVIIDRLPFAVPSDPVVKARMDAIEAEGGKPFFDYQVPAAVITLKQGFGRLIRSLDDRGVLMLLDPRIQRQRYGKIFLDSLPPYRVTQEIGDVEAFFNDQR; encoded by the coding sequence GTGTCTTCACCCGTTCAAATCGTGCCTGCGCCGCCCGCGAACCCTAATCCTTCCGGCCGCCTGCCCACGCTCAAGGAGTTCTTCTCTCCCGGCGGCATCCTCGCGGAATCTACCCTCGCCTTCGAGCACCGCCCCGGCCAGTTCGAGATGGCCAAAGCCGTAGAATCCGCCTTGACCGACAAGCGACACCTCATCGTCGAAGCGGGAACGGGAACAGGGAAGACCCTTGCCTACCTTCTGCCCGCCCTTCGCATCGCCCGCGAGCGCCAGCAGCGCATCATCATCTCCACCGGCACCAAGAACCTACAGGAGCAGCTCTACTTCAAGGACGTCCCATTCCTCGAATCGCTGCTCGGGCCGCTGAAGGTCTGCTACATGAAGGGCCGCGGCAATTATCTTTGCCGCCACAAGCTCTACGCCCTGCGCGCAACGCCGTTACTGAACGGCCTCGAAGAGATCTCGCAGTTCAACGCCATCAATTCCTGGGAGCGCGACACCCCCACCGGCGACCGCGCCGAGATTGACGAGCTCCCCGAGAACTCCCCACTCTGGCACAAGCTCGACGCTCGCACCGAGGCCTGTCTTGGCCAGTCCTGCCCGGACTGGGAGCGCTGCTTCGTCACCGGCATGCGGCGCAAGGCGCTTGAGTCCGACATCGTCATTGTCAACCACCATCTCTTCTTCGCCGACCTCGCCATCAAGCAGCAGGCTGCCGGAGCGCAGGACGCCGGCATCCTGCCCGAAGCCGCAGCCGTCATCTTCGACGAGGCCCACGAGCTCGAAGCGGTCGCCAGCAACTACTTTGGCATCGGCCTCTCTACACAGCGCTTCGACGAACTCACCCGAGACATCGAGCTGATGCTCAAGTCCAAGGACGCGCTCTCCAGCTCCATCACCAGCGCCTGCACTAGCCTGCACGACCGCGCCCGTCTCTTCTTTGCCGCCCTGCCTTCTGATAGCAACGCGAACATCGGTCGCATGCCCTTCGACCGCCGCGTGGACTTCCTCGAAGAGAGCGGCGACTCCTACACGGCCACGCTCAACGCGCTCACCCGGCTCGAAGGCGAACTCGAGCGCGTGAAGAACGTCGACGAGATTCCCGGACTGCGCAACCGCGCCTCGGACATCCGTCGCAGTCTGAACTTCCTGCTCGAATCGACCGACCGCAACACTGTCTTCTGGATCGAGCGCCGAGCTGTCGGAGGAGTGAAGAACCTGGCCCGCGCCCCACACGCTCCCGCTTTCAACACGCACCTGCAGGCGACGCCCATCGACGTCTCGGAGCTACTCGCTACCTCGCTCTTCGATGCTTACAGCTCCGTCGTCCTCACCTCGGCGACCCTCACTGTAGCTTCCACGCCCAGCGCCAATCAGCAACCGCAGGAGAGCACCGGCGCTGGCTTCGACCACATCCGCAAGCGCCTCGGCCTTGTCTCGGCGCGCGAACTCGTCGTGCCCAGCCACTTCAACTACCAGAAGCAGGCGCTGCTGTACCTTCCGCCCAACCTGCCCATCCCCAGCGACCCCGACTTTGCACCACGCGCCGCCGAACGCATCCGGAGAGTCCTCGAGATCACGCAGGGGCGTGCCTTCTGCCTCTTCACCAGCTACACCGCCATGCGCGACATGCACGAGCGCATCTCCGCCCAACTGCCTTACCCGCTGCTACTCCACGGCACCGCCCCACGCCACGTCCTGCTGCAACAGTTCCGGGACACACCCAACGCCGTTCTCTTCGGTACTTCGAGTTTCTGGCAGGGTGTCGACGTGCAGGGCGAGCAACTCTCCTGCGTCATCATCGACCGCCTCCCCTTCGCCGTACCTTCCGACCCCGTCGTTAAAGCCCGCATGGACGCCATCGAAGCCGAGGGCGGCAAGCCCTTCTTCGACTACCAGGTCCCCGCCGCCGTCATCACGCTGAAGCAGGGCTTCGGACGGCTGATTCGCTCACTCGATGACCGGGGAGTGCTGATGCTGCTCGACCCCCGCATCCAGCGCCAGCGCTACGGAAAGATTTTCCTCGACTCGCTGCCCCCGTATCGCGTCACGCAGGAGATTGGGGATGTGGAAGCTTTCTTCAACGACCAGCGCTGA
- a CDS encoding lysophospholipid acyltransferase family protein translates to MILPTISTPILLFFRRIVRGYFRRHFHAVRIAHAERFKGIDGPLIVYANHSSWWDPMVSVLLAAELMPERRHYAPMDAAALEKYGILKWLGIFPVEMASARGAVQFLRTGEAVLESGGVLWVTPQGRFADPRERPLEFKAGMAALAARVAAQCGSCTLLPLAIEYPFWDERLPETLLCFADPVIVHAGEAVETVQRRSIGALEQALEALKSKAVARDPAAFELLTRGSLGTGGFYALGKRVKAFVTRRPYVPEHTPMQEMPK, encoded by the coding sequence ATGATTCTCCCGACCATCTCGACGCCGATCCTGCTGTTCTTCCGGCGCATTGTGCGGGGATACTTTCGTCGCCATTTCCACGCTGTGCGCATCGCACATGCGGAGCGTTTCAAGGGCATCGACGGGCCGCTGATCGTGTACGCAAATCACAGTTCGTGGTGGGACCCCATGGTTTCGGTGCTGCTGGCGGCGGAGCTGATGCCGGAACGCAGACACTACGCGCCGATGGATGCTGCAGCTCTTGAAAAGTATGGGATTTTGAAGTGGCTCGGCATCTTTCCCGTGGAGATGGCGTCGGCTCGAGGAGCGGTGCAGTTCCTGCGGACGGGTGAGGCGGTGCTTGAATCGGGCGGAGTCTTGTGGGTGACGCCGCAGGGGCGCTTCGCTGATCCGCGCGAGCGGCCTCTGGAGTTCAAGGCGGGCATGGCCGCACTGGCAGCACGCGTAGCGGCGCAGTGCGGAAGCTGCACTCTACTACCCCTTGCCATTGAATACCCCTTCTGGGATGAGCGGCTGCCTGAGACGCTGCTCTGCTTCGCCGATCCCGTGATCGTTCATGCGGGTGAGGCGGTCGAGACTGTGCAGCGACGCTCGATTGGGGCGCTGGAACAGGCGCTCGAGGCGTTGAAGAGCAAGGCGGTGGCCCGGGATCCGGCTGCGTTTGAGCTGCTGACGCGAGGCAGCCTCGGGACGGGCGGCTTCTATGCACTTGGAAAGCGAGTGAAGGCCTTCGTGACGCGTCGGCCTTACGTCCCGGAGCACACACCGATGCAGGAGATGCCCAAATGA
- a CDS encoding phytoene desaturase family protein → MALGNSSNGVHQETSKRVGVIGSGLAGLAAACTLAARGHRVEVFEKNAWLGGKAAQLCEKGFRFDMGPTILIQPSVLRKIFDEAGRKMEDYVPMVRLDPQWRCFFEDGTRLDLKDNAEEMAAQLEAVWPSMGKGYVKFLEMSEQLHSISDRFFFWRSIGSMRDTMDVGGAFDLNVLRDVMRMRLGKTVAGTIREFIPDANTAQMLDHFVQYVGSSPDASPAILCSIGHMQMEEGIWYPMGGTRAIPEGMVKLATELGVVFHPETDVAKILTNGHAVEGLVTTKGIVHRFDAVVSNSDAVRTHRELIGGEVKRHFDAKRTYEPACSGVVLYLGLNKRYEHLAHHDFVFSRDPHEEFHHIYDLGEPAPDPTCYLAATSFSDPASAPPGGEALYVLVHTPYLRPHHDWTKMFPAYRQVILDKLKRTAGMEDIEERIVYESALTPQDIHDRYRVLNGAIYGISSHGVFNGAFKPANKSREVDGLYLAGGAAHPGPGMPMVMMSGWIAADTLDQTARA, encoded by the coding sequence ATGGCTTTGGGCAACAGCAGCAACGGCGTACATCAGGAGACGAGCAAGCGCGTTGGCGTCATAGGCTCCGGGCTTGCGGGATTGGCAGCGGCGTGTACGCTGGCCGCGCGCGGGCATCGCGTGGAGGTCTTCGAAAAGAATGCGTGGCTTGGCGGCAAGGCCGCACAGCTTTGCGAGAAGGGCTTCCGCTTCGATATGGGGCCAACGATTTTGATTCAGCCGTCGGTGCTGCGCAAGATCTTCGATGAAGCTGGACGAAAGATGGAAGATTATGTGCCGATGGTGCGTCTCGATCCGCAGTGGCGGTGCTTCTTCGAGGACGGCACACGTCTGGACCTGAAGGACAACGCCGAGGAGATGGCGGCGCAGCTTGAGGCCGTCTGGCCCTCGATGGGCAAGGGTTATGTAAAGTTCCTTGAGATGTCCGAGCAGTTGCACTCCATCAGCGACCGGTTTTTCTTCTGGCGATCGATTGGGTCGATGCGCGACACGATGGATGTGGGTGGAGCGTTCGACCTGAATGTGCTGCGCGATGTGATGCGGATGCGGCTGGGCAAGACGGTTGCAGGCACGATCCGCGAGTTCATCCCCGACGCGAATACGGCGCAGATGCTCGACCACTTCGTGCAGTATGTGGGCAGCTCACCGGATGCGTCGCCGGCGATCTTATGTTCGATCGGCCACATGCAGATGGAAGAAGGCATCTGGTACCCGATGGGCGGGACGCGCGCGATTCCGGAAGGAATGGTGAAGCTGGCGACTGAGCTTGGCGTTGTCTTCCATCCTGAGACCGATGTTGCGAAGATCCTCACGAATGGCCATGCCGTCGAAGGGTTGGTGACGACGAAGGGCATTGTGCATCGCTTCGACGCGGTCGTGTCGAACTCTGACGCTGTGCGGACACATCGCGAGCTAATTGGCGGCGAGGTGAAGCGGCACTTCGATGCGAAGCGCACGTATGAGCCTGCGTGCTCCGGCGTGGTGCTGTACCTCGGACTGAACAAGCGGTACGAGCACCTCGCGCATCACGACTTCGTCTTCTCGCGCGACCCGCATGAGGAGTTCCACCACATTTACGATCTCGGCGAGCCTGCTCCTGATCCGACCTGCTACCTTGCGGCGACATCGTTCAGCGACCCGGCCAGCGCGCCTCCGGGAGGCGAAGCGCTGTACGTGCTGGTGCATACGCCGTATCTGCGACCGCATCATGACTGGACGAAGATGTTTCCAGCGTATCGGCAGGTGATCCTGGACAAGCTGAAGCGGACGGCTGGCATGGAAGACATCGAAGAGCGGATCGTCTACGAGTCTGCGCTTACGCCGCAGGATATTCACGATCGCTATCGCGTGCTGAACGGAGCGATCTATGGCATCTCGAGCCATGGTGTCTTCAATGGAGCATTCAAGCCGGCGAACAAAAGCCGCGAAGTGGATGGGCTGTATCTTGCAGGCGGCGCGGCGCATCCGGGGCCGGGAATGCCGATGGTGATGATGTCGGGATGGATCGCGGCCGATACGCTGGACCAGACGGCTCGCGCATGA
- a CDS encoding glycosyltransferase family 2 protein, translating into MSSVMFYTLSVASMLCALTPAVLFVMNLRRYEAPALLIPDSDERRPGVSVLIPARDEAHGIEAAVSSVFTSLGVQFEVVVMDDHSTDGTGAIVAAMAARDARVRLELAPKLPPGWNGKQHTCWSLAHVAKYDTFCFVDADVRLEPDALVRMVAFMELTQAPLVSGFPRQETGTFLEWLLLPLIHFVLLGFLPLDRMRRSTDPAFAAGCGQFMMVDRGSYFAAGGHAAIKATMHDGLLLPKLFRQHGMKTDLADITDYARCRMYRNAGQVWQGLAKNATEGIAAPVRILPISLVLVLGQIVPYLLAISLLAGHEVKPEVAVYIAVAVAAAWFPRVLAARAFRQDWRGALLHPLGIAVLLAIQWYSLTRKLTGGAVSWKSRAYAGE; encoded by the coding sequence ATGAGCTCGGTGATGTTCTACACACTTTCTGTAGCATCCATGCTGTGCGCGCTTACACCTGCTGTGTTGTTTGTGATGAACCTTCGCAGATACGAGGCTCCTGCTCTTCTGATTCCAGATTCGGATGAAAGACGGCCCGGAGTTTCGGTGCTCATCCCCGCGCGCGATGAGGCGCATGGCATCGAGGCTGCGGTCTCCTCCGTATTCACGAGCCTTGGAGTGCAGTTTGAGGTGGTGGTGATGGACGACCACTCAACGGACGGCACCGGCGCAATTGTCGCTGCCATGGCGGCTCGGGATGCTCGCGTGCGGCTGGAGCTTGCACCGAAGCTTCCGCCCGGATGGAACGGGAAGCAGCATACGTGCTGGTCGCTGGCGCATGTCGCCAAGTACGACACGTTCTGCTTCGTCGATGCGGACGTAAGGCTTGAGCCAGACGCGCTCGTCCGGATGGTTGCGTTCATGGAGTTAACGCAAGCTCCGCTGGTCAGCGGCTTCCCGCGGCAGGAGACGGGGACCTTTCTGGAGTGGTTGCTACTGCCGCTGATTCACTTCGTGCTGCTGGGGTTCCTTCCACTCGACAGGATGAGACGGAGCACCGATCCGGCGTTCGCAGCAGGCTGCGGGCAGTTCATGATGGTGGATCGCGGAAGCTACTTCGCCGCCGGGGGCCATGCAGCGATCAAGGCCACGATGCACGATGGGCTTCTGCTGCCGAAGCTCTTTCGCCAACACGGCATGAAGACCGACCTCGCAGACATCACGGACTACGCCCGTTGCAGGATGTACCGGAACGCAGGGCAGGTGTGGCAGGGGCTTGCCAAGAACGCGACCGAAGGAATCGCAGCGCCGGTGCGGATTCTGCCCATCTCGCTGGTGCTGGTGTTAGGGCAGATCGTGCCGTATCTGTTAGCGATTTCGCTGCTGGCGGGCCATGAGGTGAAGCCCGAGGTCGCAGTCTACATTGCCGTGGCGGTCGCGGCGGCGTGGTTTCCGCGAGTGCTTGCGGCCCGCGCTTTCAGACAGGATTGGCGCGGGGCTTTACTGCATCCATTAGGGATAGCTGTGCTGCTGGCGATCCAGTGGTACTCGCTGACGCGGAAGCTAACCGGCGGAGCGGTGAGTTGGAAAAGCAGGGCTTACGCGGGGGAGTGA
- a CDS encoding TolB family protein, whose translation MIGDLYLVSPSLPALRQKKQARILPLMLLLALFALIACGGGGSPLPAPVPAAKPQIAYTGPGVPGQVAVQELYTANLDGSNTVEIKQDTLNKFLSHFSPDGTRLLYTKFLAGKFGDVAPTCDIFIYNLATSTETRLTTTGTAIMATWSPDGQHIAFGTYDGTGLYIMNPDGTGQHLVGQPTGAIDDLVWHDFAWAGDKSGDNWIYFVVEQTTNSCLKVRLDKIRPDGTSRTQVTDGGPHCTPPNMEPYGDADPGVSADGQTVYSSRGLSPLPADHTQTLRHLYAYSSAAYTPGKVENDLSIATKPDCTVGVPKGSPDGTQILVFLFCPSDMQHVGVTLTNLAGSSWTFIATGFGPDWNPTTQP comes from the coding sequence ATGATCGGCGACCTCTACCTTGTGTCCCCATCCCTTCCAGCACTGCGGCAAAAGAAACAAGCCCGCATTCTTCCGCTCATGTTGTTGCTGGCGCTCTTCGCTCTCATCGCCTGCGGTGGCGGCGGTAGTCCTTTGCCTGCTCCCGTTCCCGCCGCGAAGCCCCAGATCGCCTACACCGGCCCCGGAGTCCCCGGCCAGGTCGCTGTCCAGGAGCTCTACACTGCGAACCTCGACGGCTCCAACACCGTCGAGATCAAGCAGGACACACTCAACAAGTTCCTCTCCCACTTCTCGCCCGATGGCACCCGCCTCCTCTACACCAAGTTCCTAGCCGGCAAGTTCGGCGACGTCGCTCCTACCTGCGACATCTTCATCTACAACCTCGCCACCTCCACGGAGACCCGCCTGACCACCACCGGCACCGCCATCATGGCCACCTGGTCGCCCGATGGCCAGCACATCGCCTTCGGCACCTACGACGGCACCGGCCTCTACATCATGAATCCCGACGGCACCGGCCAGCACCTCGTCGGCCAACCCACCGGAGCCATTGACGACCTCGTCTGGCACGACTTCGCCTGGGCTGGGGACAAGTCTGGCGACAACTGGATCTACTTCGTCGTCGAACAGACCACCAACAGCTGCCTCAAGGTCCGCCTCGACAAGATCCGTCCGGACGGCACCTCCCGTACCCAGGTCACCGATGGCGGCCCCCACTGCACCCCGCCCAACATGGAGCCCTACGGCGACGCCGATCCCGGCGTCAGCGCCGACGGCCAGACCGTCTACAGCTCGCGCGGACTCTCGCCCCTGCCCGCCGACCACACCCAAACGCTTCGCCATCTCTACGCCTACTCAAGCGCCGCCTACACCCCCGGCAAGGTAGAGAACGACCTCAGCATCGCCACCAAACCCGACTGCACCGTCGGCGTCCCCAAAGGCTCGCCCGACGGCACTCAGATCCTCGTCTTCCTCTTCTGCCCCAGCGATATGCAGCACGTCGGCGTCACCCTCACCAACCTTGCGGGCTCTTCGTGGACCTTCATCGCCACCGGCTTCGGTCCGGACTGGAACCCCACCACGCAGCCTTGA
- the queD gene encoding 6-carboxytetrahydropterin synthase QueD: MFEVTVEAGFSSGHYLRNYQGKCENPHGHNYKIFVTLIGDQLDETGLLLDFKLLKNLLRPVVDYLDHQMINDLKPFDEINPSAENLARYFYQQTAQQLSDMTGGRVRVKDSTIYETDTSFARYYE; this comes from the coding sequence ATGTTTGAAGTCACCGTAGAAGCCGGCTTCTCCTCCGGCCACTACCTGCGCAACTACCAGGGCAAGTGCGAGAATCCGCATGGCCATAACTACAAAATCTTCGTAACGCTGATCGGCGATCAGCTCGATGAGACGGGCCTTCTTCTCGACTTCAAGCTGCTCAAGAACCTGTTGCGTCCCGTCGTCGACTATCTCGATCACCAGATGATCAACGACCTCAAGCCGTTCGACGAGATCAACCCATCCGCTGAAAACCTCGCTCGCTACTTCTACCAGCAGACCGCGCAGCAGCTCAGCGACATGACTGGTGGTCGCGTCCGCGTCAAGGACTCTACCATCTACGAGACCGACACCAGCTTCGCCCGCTACTACGAATAG
- a CDS encoding glycoside hydrolase family 9 protein, translating to MQRRSLLRYLAATATMSLSRGFSLAETRPPQGVYFNQLGFQPTRTKIATIVSSSETIFRIHDDVTGKVAFKGNLTPPVKDEASGDTVRLADFSALRTSGVYRFEIGNALSAPFPIRDDVYANALYLTMRSYYGQRCGCAVDLGGGYRHAACHLDGAYHVSSGKTGKLASHGGWHDAGDYGRYVVNSGITCGTLLWAWEMYPDALRTLKLDIPESGKGTPDHLAEIRWNLEWMLTLQDIDGGVFHKQTSEHFCGFIMPEDDHLTSYVIGTGSAPYKSTCATADLAAVMAIASRCYRPFDANFAELCLKASRAAWTWAKANPDVEFTNPAGVSTGGYGDRDCSDEIEWASAELWRTTGEEQYEKAFLQALAKGLRIDAPGWGGVMPMACWTYLMSERGGSVEAKQRIREATLRAADDLVLRSKANGYGNTMSLRDYNWGSNSVAANQSLLLFVAHRIARKSDHVDCALSNLDYLVGRNCLGVSWVTQLGIRPFMHPHHRPSAADKIEKPWPGLLSGGPNSGRSDSVAKELPQLPPMRMWADDERAYSLNEIAINWNAPLVFLLAAANSAAA from the coding sequence ATGCAACGCAGATCTCTGCTCAGATACCTCGCAGCCACGGCGACGATGTCACTCAGCCGCGGCTTCAGTCTCGCCGAAACGCGTCCACCGCAGGGCGTGTACTTCAATCAACTTGGCTTTCAGCCGACACGAACGAAGATTGCCACCATCGTCAGTTCGAGCGAAACAATCTTTCGCATCCACGATGACGTGACCGGTAAGGTCGCCTTCAAGGGCAACCTTACCCCGCCGGTAAAGGACGAAGCTTCTGGGGACACGGTTCGGCTGGCAGACTTCTCTGCGCTTAGGACATCCGGTGTCTACCGCTTCGAGATTGGGAACGCATTAAGCGCCCCCTTTCCAATCCGCGACGACGTATATGCGAATGCGCTCTACCTGACGATGCGGTCGTATTATGGGCAGCGCTGCGGCTGCGCCGTTGACCTCGGCGGCGGCTACCGTCACGCTGCCTGCCACCTCGATGGCGCTTATCACGTTTCCTCGGGCAAGACCGGCAAGCTAGCCAGCCACGGCGGCTGGCACGATGCCGGCGACTACGGCCGCTACGTCGTGAACTCCGGCATCACCTGCGGCACGCTGCTATGGGCGTGGGAGATGTATCCCGATGCGCTGCGCACGCTGAAGCTCGACATACCGGAGTCCGGCAAGGGAACGCCCGATCACCTCGCCGAGATTCGCTGGAACCTGGAATGGATGCTCACTCTTCAGGACATCGACGGTGGTGTCTTTCACAAGCAGACCAGCGAGCACTTCTGCGGCTTCATCATGCCGGAGGACGATCATCTCACGAGCTATGTCATCGGCACCGGGAGTGCGCCCTACAAGAGCACCTGCGCCACCGCCGATCTGGCAGCCGTCATGGCCATCGCCTCGCGCTGCTACCGCCCGTTCGACGCGAACTTCGCCGAGCTTTGCCTTAAGGCATCGCGGGCCGCGTGGACATGGGCGAAAGCCAATCCTGATGTCGAGTTCACCAACCCTGCTGGCGTTTCGACGGGAGGCTATGGCGATAGGGACTGTAGCGATGAGATCGAGTGGGCGTCAGCCGAACTCTGGCGCACGACGGGCGAAGAGCAGTACGAAAAGGCATTTCTGCAGGCGCTGGCGAAGGGTCTCAGGATCGACGCGCCCGGATGGGGCGGCGTGATGCCAATGGCCTGCTGGACGTATCTGATGAGCGAGCGAGGTGGCTCGGTCGAGGCCAAACAAAGGATTCGCGAGGCCACACTCCGCGCTGCGGATGATCTCGTGCTGCGCAGCAAGGCCAACGGCTACGGCAACACGATGTCTCTGCGTGACTATAACTGGGGGTCTAACTCGGTTGCCGCAAACCAGTCGCTGCTGTTGTTTGTCGCACACCGCATTGCCAGGAAGAGCGATCACGTCGACTGCGCGTTGAGCAACCTCGACTACCTCGTCGGTCGCAATTGTCTTGGCGTCTCCTGGGTTACGCAGTTGGGAATACGTCCGTTTATGCACCCACATCACCGTCCCAGCGCCGCCGACAAGATCGAAAAGCCCTGGCCCGGCCTGCTCTCCGGCGGCCCCAACTCCGGCCGCAGCGATTCAGTCGCGAAGGAGCTTCCGCAGCTTCCACCCATGCGCATGTGGGCCGACGACGAACGCGCTTACTCGCTCAACGAGATCGCGATCAACTGGAACGCGCCGCTGGTCTTTCTACTGGCTGCGGCCAATTCGGCAGCGGCCTAG
- the der gene encoding ribosome biogenesis GTPase Der, with protein MAQKDDRKRLGKKHRQAATRPKKGRAPKSTPTTGAVDPRKRKVISTAAAKKAAAKRISRRSPEFESKKTIATGEKPTHRTKAAMDGAPGRGGKEARPADGIVGRQTPRSANVAGRERLIEDDWRDVEAIAAGFSVETGVAAEAADLPLIAVCGRPNVGKSTLFNRLTGSRRSIVGDEPGITRDRIYGEIEWMGRDARIVDTGGVIPDDEALIPSEIFRQAQVALEEADAIVMVVDGRTELASPDLELARLLLRGGKPVFLAVNKMDTDALLAGAENFRRLGFRNVMPISAEHGSGIGDLLDAVFEVLPEEGEHEPEAVMLTTDNELEEDEDGPDFSPEPLQHESDAAPVKVRRLRSHGEYDNKETKVAIIGRPNVGKSTLLNALTGTDRAIVSPIAGTTRDAVDEVVERGGHNFRFVDTAGIRRKGKTKLMAEKLSVIMARKHLEAADVSLLVIDAGEGVAAADANIGGYAHESGRSVIIVINKWDLMTKVGPDGMRLFDGKPPADQKIYEQDVRDKLKYLDYAPLLFISAADGKNIESVFKKVELVSRERRKRVTTGQMNRFLEKVDFQKASVPMNKRVRIYYMTQAAVAPPTFVLFTDKDVKLHFSFERFLGNQIRENFGFIGSPIWFKVKARNKKKTE; from the coding sequence ATGGCGCAAAAAGACGATCGGAAGAGATTAGGCAAGAAGCACCGGCAGGCAGCGACGCGGCCCAAGAAGGGGCGCGCGCCGAAGTCGACGCCGACGACCGGAGCGGTCGATCCGCGCAAGCGCAAGGTCATTTCAACGGCAGCCGCGAAGAAGGCTGCGGCAAAGAGGATCTCGCGGCGGTCGCCGGAGTTTGAGTCCAAGAAAACGATTGCGACGGGGGAAAAGCCCACCCATCGCACTAAAGCCGCGATGGATGGGGCACCCGGCCGTGGCGGTAAGGAAGCTCGGCCAGCCGACGGCATCGTTGGACGGCAGACGCCGCGTTCAGCGAATGTGGCTGGCCGCGAGCGCTTGATCGAGGACGACTGGCGCGACGTTGAGGCGATTGCTGCTGGATTCTCGGTGGAGACAGGCGTTGCGGCTGAGGCTGCGGACCTGCCGCTGATCGCGGTCTGCGGCCGACCCAATGTGGGCAAGAGCACGCTGTTCAATCGGTTGACGGGATCGCGGCGTTCGATCGTCGGCGACGAGCCGGGTATTACACGCGACCGCATCTACGGCGAAATCGAGTGGATGGGACGCGATGCGCGCATCGTCGATACCGGCGGCGTAATTCCCGATGACGAAGCGCTGATCCCAAGCGAGATCTTCCGCCAGGCGCAGGTTGCGCTGGAAGAGGCTGACGCGATTGTGATGGTCGTCGATGGACGGACGGAGCTTGCATCGCCTGATCTGGAGTTGGCGCGGCTACTGTTGCGCGGTGGCAAGCCGGTCTTCCTCGCCGTGAACAAGATGGACACGGATGCTCTTCTGGCGGGCGCGGAGAACTTCCGTCGGCTCGGCTTCCGCAACGTGATGCCGATCTCTGCTGAGCATGGATCGGGCATAGGCGATCTGCTCGATGCGGTCTTCGAGGTGCTTCCCGAAGAAGGTGAGCACGAGCCTGAAGCAGTGATGCTGACCACGGACAACGAGCTTGAAGAGGATGAGGACGGGCCGGACTTTTCGCCGGAGCCTTTGCAGCATGAGTCAGACGCAGCGCCGGTAAAGGTGCGCCGACTGCGCTCGCATGGCGAGTACGACAACAAGGAGACAAAAGTCGCCATTATCGGGCGGCCCAATGTGGGCAAGAGCACGCTGTTGAATGCGCTGACCGGCACCGATCGCGCGATTGTCTCGCCGATTGCGGGGACGACGCGCGATGCCGTCGATGAGGTGGTCGAGCGCGGCGGGCATAACTTCCGATTCGTCGACACAGCTGGCATCCGCCGCAAGGGCAAGACAAAGCTGATGGCCGAGAAGCTGTCGGTCATCATGGCGAGGAAGCACCTTGAAGCGGCGGACGTTTCGTTGCTGGTCATCGATGCGGGTGAAGGCGTTGCCGCTGCCGATGCGAACATTGGCGGCTACGCGCACGAGAGCGGACGCAGCGTCATCATCGTCATCAACAAGTGGGACCTGATGACGAAGGTCGGTCCCGACGGTATGCGGCTGTTCGACGGCAAACCTCCTGCCGACCAGAAGATCTACGAGCAGGATGTTCGCGACAAGCTGAAGTATCTGGACTACGCTCCGTTGCTATTCATCTCCGCGGCCGATGGAAAAAACATCGAGTCAGTCTTCAAGAAGGTGGAGCTGGTTTCGCGCGAGCGCCGCAAGCGCGTGACGACGGGCCAGATGAATCGCTTCCTTGAGAAGGTCGACTTCCAGAAAGCCAGCGTTCCGATGAACAAGCGTGTGCGGATCTATTACATGACGCAGGCTGCGGTGGCTCCGCCGACGTTTGTGTTGTTCACGGACAAGGATGTGAAGCTGCACTTCTCGTTTGAGCGGTTCCTGGGAAATCAGATTCGCGAGAACTTCGGGTTTATCGGAAGCCCGATCTGGTTCAAGGTGAAGGCGAGGAATAAGAAGAAGACGGAGTAA